The DNA window ATACGGCTGCGGGGAGCATCGCCGCCGCCCTCTCGGCGGAGAAATTCATACTTCTCACCGATGTCAAAGGCGTCATGGGGGCGGATGGAGAGCTCATTTCCGTCTTGAAGCGATCCGGGATAGAGAAGCTCGTCGCCGACGAGGTCGTCACCGGCGGGATGATACCCAAGGTGACCTGCTGTACCGATGCGCTCAAAGGAGGTGTCCGGGAGGCGCACGTCGTCGACGGCAGAATCCCCCACGCCATCCTCCTTGAGGTTTTTACGGATTCCGGGATAGGCACTGAGATCACAGGAGACTAGAAGATGCAGGAAGAATTAATAAAGAAGGCCACGCAATACCTGGCGAATACATACACGCGTTTTCCCATTGCCATAACCAAAGGCGAAGGATGCTGGCTCTGGGACGTGAACGGCAGGCGGTACCTCGATTTTCTCGCCGGTATCGCCGTGTGCAACCTGGGGCATGCCCACCCGAACGTCGTGGAAGGACTGACGGCGCAGGCAAGGAAACTGTTCCATGTGTCGAACCTGTTCTACATGGAGCCGCAGATAAAGGCGGCCCAGATGCTCGTGGAGCATTCCTTCGGCGATAAGGTCTTTTTCTGCAACAGCGGCGCGGAGGCCAACGAGGCCGCCATCAAGCTCGCGCGCAGGTATTCCTGGGACAGGCACGGGGAGGGGCGCCACGAGATCATCACCATGGACAACTCCTTCCACGGAAGGACCGTCAACACCCTGGCGGCGACGGGGCAGAAGAGGTTCGGCGTGGGGTTCGAGCCGCTCACGACCGGTTTCGTCCACGTGCCATTCAACGACCTTCCAGCGGTCAGGGATGCGATCACCGACAGGACATGCGCCGTCATGCTCGAACTTATTCAGGCGGAGGGCGGTGTTTATGTGGCGGACAAGGATTATGTCACCGGACTCAGGGAACTCACGAGGGAAAAGGACATCCTCCTCATCCTCGATGAAGTGCAGACCGGAATCGGCAGGACGGGTGCTTTCTTCGCCTATGAGCATTTTGGCATAGAGCCCGATGTCATGAGCCTCGCGAAGGCGCTGGGCAACGGGTTTCCCGTGGGAGCCATGGTGGCCACCGATGCCGCCATGTCAGCCTTTGTGCCCGGCACCCATGCGTCCACGTTCGGGGGCAATCCGCTTGCATCGTCGGCGGTCCTTGCGACCCTCAATACCCTCATCGATGATGATGTGATAAAGAACTGCGCTGAAGTGGGCAAGTATCTCCAAAAAGGCCTTCTCGCCATCAAGAAGAGATTCTCCTTTATCGTCGATGTGAGGGGGCTCGGACTTATCTGGGGCATCGAGCTCTCCATCGACGCCGACGCAGCAGCGAGGGAGTTCCTGCAGGAAGGAATTATTCTCAACTGCACCAAGGGAACGACCTTGCGTCTCGTGCCCCCCCTCGTGGTCAGGAAGGAGGAGATCGACATATTCCTGGATATAGCGAACAGGATATTTGAAAGGAAGAAAGGGTGAAAAGGGACTTTACCAAGCTACTGGATATTACAAGGAAGGAGTGCGATCAGCTCCTGAAAAGGGCGAAGCACTTGAAGAAATTGCGGCAGGCGGGCAAACCCTGGCAGCCGCTGGCGGGCAAGAGCCTTGCCATGATCTTCGAGAAGGCCTCAACGAGGACCCGCCTCTCCTTCGAGGCAGGTATGCACCAGCTGGGCGGTCACGCCATGTTCCTGAGTCCCTCTGAAACGCAGATCGGCCGCGGTGAACCCATACA is part of the Syntrophorhabdaceae bacterium genome and encodes:
- a CDS encoding aspartate aminotransferase family protein, which codes for MQEELIKKATQYLANTYTRFPIAITKGEGCWLWDVNGRRYLDFLAGIAVCNLGHAHPNVVEGLTAQARKLFHVSNLFYMEPQIKAAQMLVEHSFGDKVFFCNSGAEANEAAIKLARRYSWDRHGEGRHEIITMDNSFHGRTVNTLAATGQKRFGVGFEPLTTGFVHVPFNDLPAVRDAITDRTCAVMLELIQAEGGVYVADKDYVTGLRELTREKDILLILDEVQTGIGRTGAFFAYEHFGIEPDVMSLAKALGNGFPVGAMVATDAAMSAFVPGTHASTFGGNPLASSAVLATLNTLIDDDVIKNCAEVGKYLQKGLLAIKKRFSFIVDVRGLGLIWGIELSIDADAAAREFLQEGIILNCTKGTTLRLVPPLVVRKEEIDIFLDIANRIFERKKG